The DNA sequence TCTTATTCTGGAACGTAATCACCATCTAAGTATTCTTCGGAAAGTTCTTTAATGGTTCCATCCGCTTTTAATTCCTCTAATGCTGTATTCACGGCATCGATGAAGGCTTGATCGGTTTCTTTATTGAACAGCAGGTAAGCGTCTGAGTTGTGGACTGGTTCGCTGCCGATCGCTAAGTTTTCATCGAAGGAACGGTTCCAGTTATCAACTTGATATTTTGGCGCTAATGATGCATCGACTGCTCCTGAAGTAATCGCTTGAACGATCTGTTCGTTATTGTATTCGCCATAAATTAATTCGAAAGCATCGGGGTTTTCTTCTAAATAGGTTTCAGCCATTGCTGCCTGGTTCGTTGCAGTTGTGGCGTAGACTTTTTTCCCGGCAAGATCGTCAAAGGACTCATAAACCGTTCCTGCATCTGGGTCCGAAACAATGTACGTATCCCATACCACGTAACCGACATCCCCGTATACAAATTTTTCTTGGCGCTCTGCGTTTACTTCAAGTTCGAAGGCCGCCATCTGAACTTTATCGCTCTCTAAATTTGACAAGGTTGTCGGGAAGTCCGCTCCTTCAAAAACAAACGTGTAATCCGTCAACTTTTCATCAATGGCCCTTACTACAGCGACATCATAGCCATCATATTCGCCATTTTCGTCCAAATAAGCATATGGCAGAGCCTCATTCCCAGTACCTACTTTGATCTCTGTCGCGCCGCTGTCTGCTGCACTCTCGGTTTCAGCAGAGCCGCTGCCGCACCCAGCCAAGATAACCCCTGCCATCAATAAACTTGCTCCAAAACCCACTGTTGATTTTTTCATAATAATTCCTCCTTCAAATTTGTCTCGATTTTTTGAACCTGTTTGATTTGAACCT is a window from the Trichococcus shcherbakoviae genome containing:
- a CDS encoding transporter substrate-binding domain-containing protein; this translates as MKKSTVGFGASLLMAGVILAGCGSGSAETESAADSGATEIKVGTGNEALPYAYLDENGEYDGYDVAVVRAIDEKLTDYTFVFEGADFPTTLSNLESDKVQMAAFELEVNAERQEKFVYGDVGYVVWDTYIVSDPDAGTVYESFDDLAGKKVYATTATNQAAMAETYLEENPDAFELIYGEYNNEQIVQAITSGAVDASLAPKYQVDNWNRSFDENLAIGSEPVHNSDAYLLFNKETDQAFIDAVNTALEELKADGTIKELSEEYLDGDYVPE